One window from the genome of Oryza glaberrima chromosome 3, OglaRS2, whole genome shotgun sequence encodes:
- the LOC127765342 gene encoding uncharacterized protein LOC127765342 gives MGNTHNPTGELAIDDIKIDDEARPAPASTPRSLFSKKTKTETEREKLFDGSSDVEKPRMKSTQEILTKYKFGGDAAAAAAHAKDKLKERGEKLARISQESAELQNESENFASLAHQIAKSMENKKWWKP, from the exons ATGGGTAACACCCATAATCCAACAGGAGAATTGGCAATTG ACGACATAAAGATTGACGATGAAGCAAGACCAGCACCAGCATCAACCCCAAGGTCTTTGTTTAGTAAGAAAACCAAAACAG AGACGGAAAGGGAGAAACTATTTGACGGATCAAGCGATGTTGAGAAACCAAGAATGAAAAGCACCCAAGAGATCCTCACCAAATACAAATTTGGCGGT gatgctgctgcagctgcagctcatGCAAAAGATAAGCTCAAGGAACGGGGCGAGAAACTTGCT AGAATAAGCCAAGAATCCGCCGAACTTCAGAACGAGTCAGAGAATTTTGCCTCCCTTGCTCATCAGATCGCAAAATCCATGGAGAACAAGAAATGGTGGAAGCCATGA